From Methylovorus glucosotrophus:
AGATGAAGAGGCTCGGTTCCTTGAATGGTGCGCCAACGAAAAGGGAAAGCTCCGTCTCCACGTCTGTATGCGGGGTGCTCGGCGCGTTTCTCCTGGCGGTGGCAGCATCATATCCAGCCAGCACCGCGCCGGCGCCGAAGGCGAAGGCTTGCCGCTCGATGGAGAACTGCGCGAGTATCTGAAGGCCACCTATCTCAAGCCTCTGCGAGACGCCGAGCGCGAGATGCGAGCAGGGCGCCGTTCTCGGCTGTCGCGGATTCTCGGTGCGATGCCTACGATGGGACTGCAAAGCAAACCCGCCGCGCAAGGCGGGGATGCAACGCTCCATGACACGCTCACTGCGGCTGATGTGGCGGTCCGAAACAACGCTGCGGTTGGCGGCATCGCCAGCAGCGTCAACACCGATTTCCTCGACAAGCTGTCATTCGTGGACGATCGTCTCGTTGCAACGCTGGACCTGGGCGCTGGCGGTTCGTTCGATCAGATTCTTGAACGGTTCGAACTCTACCTGAATGCCAAGGCGGGCACCGAGCGTGTCCAGCGCGGTCTGGGCTACAACAACCTGCTATTCATGGCCGCGGAGCTGTTGTTACTCCAATCCCATCCCGATCAGGTGCCATTTTTGCTGATCGAGGAGCCCGAGGCGCATCTGCATCCGCAGCACCAGACGCTCTTCATGGAAGTGCTCGCGGCCCGTGCCGCCAAGCCCGACCCCGACAAGGGCGAGGTCCATCAGCAGGTCCAGGTGCTACTGACCACCCATAGCCCTCAGCTTGCGGCCGGCGCTGAGCTTGAGACCATGACGATGATCGTCGGTCACCGCGCCTTCCCGCTGGGAGCTGCCCATACCCGACTCGAGGTGGACGACTATGAGTTCCTTCGTCGATTCCTCGATGCCACTAAGGCCAACCTGTTCTTCGCCCGTGCACTGATTGTCGTTGAAGGTGACGGCGAGCATCTGTTATTGCCGGCAATCGCCGAGAAGCTTGGCCGTCCGCTCAGCCGCCACGGTGTGTCGATCATCAATGTCGGTCACCGCGGCTTATTCCGCTATAGCCGGATTCTGCAGCGTATGGCCGGGGACGTGATCCCGGTGCCAGTGGCGTTGATCCCCGACAGGGACATCCCTCCGTCTGAGGCGAAAGGCCTTGTCGGGGAGCGCAAGACCGAGAACGAGTTGACGCCAGACGAGATTGCAGCGAAGCTGAAGACGCTGCGGCGCGACGTCGGAGATCCCGTCGACGCTTTTATCGCCGATAGCTGGACACTTGAGTTCGATCTCGCGCTCCGACCTGAGCTTGCCGAGAGCGTTCACCAGGCCGTCCAACTTGCCAAGACCAGCAGTCGCAAGCCTGAGTGGCTGGCGAAAATCGGGAAGATGGCCAGCGAAACCTACGCGGGCTGGAAAGCGGCTGGGCTCTCAGCGACCGATATCGCAGTCAAAATCTACCAGCCTATATACGACAAAGAGGCCTCCAAGGCAGAGGTCGCCGAGCAACTCGCTGCAATATTGCGTAAGCGCGACGATACGGCGGAGCAGATGGGCAATCGGCTCCCGCCCTACCTTGTACGCGCGATCCACTACGTCACGGGGGGCTATGTCCCCGGGACACCGGCCATCGCTCCCGAGCCGGATGTCGAAGGCGAAGAAATCGTTGCCAAGATAGACGGCGCGGCGGAGGGGGAGGTGTAGCTTCATGTTCGAGATCCTGCCGCTAACGCCCGAACTGCTTGCCGAACTTGGCGATGAGCTGGGCGGTTGCGATTTCACCGATCCGAGCCAGACCGACTTCTTGGCAAAAGCCATCTCATGCGATGTTCAGGCGGCGCCCGGCAATGGTAAGACGACGCTGTTGGCGGCGAAGCTCGCGTTGCTTTCGCGCAACTGGTTGACCCGCAGGCGAGGCGTCTGCGTGATCTCGCATACCAATGCCGCACGGACGGAGGTCCAAGACCTAATCGCCCGCCACCCGACCGCGGCACGGCTGATCACCTATCCCCATTTTACCGGCACGGTCACGGCTTTTATAAACCAGTACCTTGCATTGCCTTACCTCCGTGGCATGGGCTGGAGCGTGCGTCAGATTGATGACGACGCCTTCGCGGCGGAGGCGTTGCGCCGATATCCGGGTTGGGGCGTCCTCGACAACCTTGCCAAGAACAAGAAGCTCAAACTGAAGCGGAGGCTCGAAGAGTGGATTGCGTTCCTCGATTTGGATCCGGAGTTTACTGACATACGTGCAGAGCCCAAGGCCCTCGCAGTGCGGTGTCGCAAAGGACAATGGGGCTCCCACACCGATTGCGGGAAGGCCCTCGAGTCCCTAAAAGCCTCGATGGTCCGGAGCGGACTCTATCGCTACCCCGATATGACCGCGCTCGCGTGGCGTGCGATCCTTGAAAACCCGGCTCTTGCTGAGCGGCTGCGTGATCGATTCCCGCTCGTCATTCTTGATGAGGCGCAGGATACTCATGGCGAGCAGCTCCGACTGCTGGAGCATGTCTTCAAGCAGGACGGGACAGCGTTCCAACGCCTCGGGGACAGCAATCAAACGCTCTACGAGGACTATGGAGCATCCCCGGCCTATTGGATGCCAGGCCCCGGCTGCATCCCTCTGGATACCAGCCGTAGGTTCGGTGGGGAGATCGCCGGTTTTGCAAGCCGACTCACCGCGCGCCAGGCTCAGACGATTGTGGGCTTGGGCATACGGCCGGCGTCGCGAGTGATATTCCTGTTCGACGAGGATACAATCGGTGGGGTTCTCGGAGCCTTCGCAGATGAAGCGCGCGCGCTGTGGGGCGACGATTGCAGCAGGCGCGACGTCTGGGCGGTCGCATCGCGTCACAATCTTCCCGGCAAGAAGGGGGCGTGGAAGCCTAAGAGTCTCGTCGACTATCATCCGGCGTATCGCAGCGAAGCTGGTTCTCGCGAGAAGGCCAACCTCCTTTGCCGGCAGCTTCAGAAGGCTGCGGTACACCATGCCTCATCGCGCCCTCCTGCTGAGGTCAGCGAGATGCTCGCAGTCGGCATTTCCGGTTTGGCGCGCGCCTATGGGTGGAGGGCGGCGAATGATCGTCCGATTACTGCGCACAATGTGTGGGCGGCGCTATCGCATCGCGACCTCGCGTTGCCGCGCGCTGTTCGCCGACTTTTGCGGGACCATGTACTTGCCGGCGATGCCGTCTGGGATCAGGGAGCATGGCAGGTGTTTATGGAACAGTTGCTGCCCCTCTTCGCCCCGCATCCTGATGGCGCCGAGGGTGATGTCGCCGGATTTTGCGGATTCGTCTCCGAGCAAAAGGCCGACCTTACCGACCCTGAACGCCGCTCCACGAAACAGGTGCGGTTCGACGAACTCACACTGCGGCTGGGATCGATCCACTCGGTCAAGGGAAAGAGCGTGGACGGGATTCTCGTTGTCGAGAGCGAGATATGGAAAGGCAGCAGCGCAGACGAGCAGTGCATCGATCTTACCACGGTGCTTCCCCGCGCATTCGGCGTTACTGACCAGCCATTTACGGGGGTGGGGCTCACCGCCGCGACAAATGTTTTCGTGGGTGTAACTCGACCGCGGGAATTGCTTGGCCTGGCGTTGCGCAAATCCGAAGCAGCGGCGCTGATAGGGCCTGCCATGGCTCAAGGGTGGAAAATCGTTGACCTTGTGGCCCAGGCTGCGGTGTTGAAGAAATGAGTGCTCGTGTCCAGAGGAGGGTGCAGCAGACTACAAACAGTGTCCAAAAGATTTTTTCGCCGTGACCAACCGATATCCAAGAGGAACAACTGTAGTGCGTCTTGGTTATTCTTCAGCGAAATAATTATCGATGCTCAAAGGCATTCCATAGCTGCCTATTTCAGTTAATAATTTCGGAGATAGAGTAGGACCGCCGTTAAAGCTGGCTTGGAAATGACCGCACCACCATAGCCCATCAAACTCATGGGCAAGAGTAATAACTTCAGTTTTTCTGGATCTCAAACTTTTAAGAAGGAAATCCAAGCCATCTTCCAAAGACTCCCACTCCGGCTTGAATCCACCCTCTCCTTGTCCGTTGTATCCCCAATATGGGAGGCGTTTGCTTATAGTTGACTGGTTTTGCAATTGGCTAAATGCCTTACTCGGCCGTAAATTCAATCGAGCTGAGATTTCAGATGGCTCCAATTGATCACCTGAGAATCTCAGTTCTACTGTGTAGAGATGACCTTGTACTTTTTTATCTTGACTCATGGTGTCACCACATTGGCAGGAATCGTTGGCCAAAGAGGTGGAGCCAATGAAGGTAGCATCCGGAGGCATCGGTAAACCAAGTAGGCGGTCCCTTATAATATTTAAAGTCCAGCCATTCTTTTCCACCATTCATCACTGTTATATTCATCTGGAATATCATCTTCTGGCTCAATCCCCAATTCATCTAATTGCTCAAACCATAACTCCCTCAATGTCGAAGGTAATTTGGTCCCGCACCATGGACAGAAACTTATTTGCTGAATACTGTTTTCATTTTTGTAAAGAATTCCATACTCACGGAACTTAGGGGTATATCGAATCGATAATTCTCCTCTAGCTAAATGAACGCTCATATTCTGACAGCAATGCTTATCTTTTTTATAGTCCATCAAGTACTCTCGTTGCAGCGCCTTGAGACCTCATTCTCAACTACCACCATTCTTCAGCCTGATATAACAGCTTTCTGAGACTGGCTTGCTTAATACTTTGAAGATCATAAATGCCTTCTCGACTTGCTTCTTACTGCGGCTGTATGTTTACAGCTCCATCTGCACAATGCAAAAAACCAAGCTCTTCGGTTTTAATCATTACTCCGGTTAAATAGCCACCCCCAACCAGCTCATCTTTAATAAGCCAATAGTCATATCCCTCAAGGCACTTCCACGAATCAAAGTCGCAAACAACAATACCAACAGTATCGAAATCTATTCTGACAAAATCACCCAATTGGATTTTTTTCAAACTTTGAGAGTAGTTCATAGTTGACTCATTTTGCAAAGGGAGCGGTAAGAATGGCACCTCCTATGACTAGGGCGCTGGGGCATATATATTCCATAATAAAAAAGTCGTTATTTTTTCCTAGAACCACCATTGTCCCAAAGCCAAATTAATAAAAACAAACCATATTATAGTGGAACGCGACCCAGGTATAAATAAAATATGTATCCCAACTATTATAGAAATAATTAATAAACAAATAAGCACTTCAAAATATGACGAAATCATCCATCAATAATAATAAAAGGCGAAGGTGAATACGTTGATTAATATAAAAGTTACATACAAAAATAATTTAAAATAAATTGTCATTGTTGCCACTTTAAGTAATCGATAGCAATGTTGCCTAAAGTTACTCGAATCTCTTGCAGTCCCATCATGGAGGAAGATGCATGGAAGTTGAAGTGCTAAAAAACTGTTAAATTAATGATAAACAAGTGTTAAGTGAGTGCTAATTGTTCACGCTATTGGCTTTATTGGATGGAAATAGGGGTTGCTCAACGAAGAGTGGCAGGTTAGAAGCACCTACAATATTCAGGTTTTATTTGCTTATTTCTAAACCCTAGTTCTGGCGGAGTATATTCATAGAACTTACCTTTTTTGGTGCAAGTTTCCACACAATTTTCCAAACCGCTGCTAGCGTGAACACCATTAATAAGTTTAGCAATCACACTTAAGGTAACCAAAACTACTCCACTAAAAATTAAAATTTTTCTAACATTCATCCTTATAAAAGCATCCTTAAGTCATTTATCAAATTGAATTTACAATGGAGTTATAAATATTATTGTAAGAATTACACCGTCAATTGTCATTAGAATTGTTCCAATAAACTCATCTGATGGCAACGAGACTCTAATTCCAAATAGTAATGAAGAAAACCCTCCGCTTGAACATAGCGAAGCAAGCGAAACCAGGAGTGTAAGGACGGCTAAGATTTTGTTTTCATTTCTTTGGCTATATGAGCATTTCGATTGTTAAAAAATCGCTGTCATAAATCTTCAATTTCGACTTGGCCGAATTCCCCAGTAATCACTTCAATGAATATGCCTAAAAACTCAAAGTAGCTTCCAGACCTGTCGCATTTAAGGCCTTCAGGAACTAACTCACAATCAAAAGTAAATTCCGGTTTACCTGCTAATTGCGAGAATACAAAGAAATCAATGTTTTCAGTAACAATTGCGCTGTGCGAAAAGGAGCGCAGAACGGAGAGGAGTTCATCTTTGGATTGAAACTGGAATCGAAAAGACTGGCGTAGTCCCATTAGTTCTTACCTTTAACGTGAGCGCAGAGTTTAGTCATGAAAGAGAGCGAGATCGAACGCCAAATTAAAACTAAAAACATGATTTAAAGCTCCAAGCTTCTATATACATGCCTACAAACCATAGAAAAATCAGTACGAGTATTGCAAATCCTGCGCCATGTGCAATGCGATAGATGGATTGCGACCCAAAACAGATAGCTGTACCACTCGCGGCTGCACTGATCAGCAGTGGAAAGAGAGCTAATTCCTCAAGCTCTACTGCACGAGCCGGGTTGCCCAGCGAGCCTCCTTTCGTGTCCCCGGCGCACCCCGCTTTGAACATAATGAAGAGAGTTGCTGCTGCACTTACGGCGAATAGCAGCCCAAGGCCGCGTGCTAAGTATATAGAAGTGTTCGCGGTCATGAACGGTAATCCCCGGATAACATAAAAACAATGAGTTTGCGCACCACGCCCCGGTGAAGTGAGTTATTAGAGTAGCTCACTGATTCGCTTTCTTGAGTTGTCTCTCACATTAGGACAAAAAACCGATGGATTACCATTGAAATTTGAATCGCCACTATTTTTGGACAGTCTAAAGCCTCTCCAAACAATGCTTTTCATGCGCTACGGTAGGCTATGATAGCAAAATGCGAATGTGTCTCCGTCTTTAAACGACGAAATGCTGGGTGCTGACTGGATGCCTTTTGGTCCATTTCTGCCGGTACACTGTATCGTTTCATTAAAGGATGCCAGTGCAAATTCAGTACACCACTCAGTTTTTTTAGGTTAATAACAATTACGCTAAATTACTGATATTAAATTAATGTTGGTTACCCTTAGATAATATTGATTTCATATTATAATCAATGGTTTAATGTGTTATCTTCTGACTCATAATCCGTTGGTGCTCGGTTCGACTCCGAGGAGGCCCACCAAAATAAACAAGGGGTTACGTGAAAGCGTAACCCCTTTTTCTTTTGTACTTTGCTTTTTTTTAATAGAGCCAGCGTATGCAGCTAGTCACCGTAAAGCATAGATAGTGATCAGGTGAGAATTTTAAAAAAGAAAGCACTGGTAGCGGCACATGCAAGATGGGCTTCCCTTCTTGCACAATCAACTGTGAAGGGGCTTCAAGGTGCTGCAAAGGATGTTAAAACGCCCCCTTCAATACGCCACCTTCCACCCGCAAGGCTGCGCCTGTTGTTGCAGATGCTAGCGGGCTAGCGACATAGGCCACGAGAGAGGCGACTTCCTCAGGGCTGGCAAAGCGCTTGATTAATGAGGTGGGTCTCGCTTTTTCAAAGAACTCTTTTTCGAATTCTTCAAACGTCTGTCCGTCTTGTCCCAGAGCATCCACAAAATCTACCACGCCTCGCGTTTTTGTTGGCCCCGGTAACACGCTATTGACGGTAATGCCTGTGCCTGCCACGGTTTCAGCCACGCCTCTTGCTACGGCAATCTGGGCGGTCTTGGTCATGCCGTAATGCACCATTTCGGCGGGTATCTGGATCGCACTTTCACTGGAGATAAAAATAATGCGGCCCCAGTCTGCTTGTTTCATGGAGGGTAGGTACATGCGTGATAACCGTATTCCGCTCAATACATTTACATCAAAAAATCGTATCCAGTCGGCATCGGGGATTTCTTCAAACGGCTTAGGTTCGAAGATACCTAGATTATTCACCAGGATTTCTACATTGGGATATTGTTTGAATAGTGCGTCGGCTCCATCTGCTGTGCTTAAGTCGCCTGCGAAACCAAGGACTTCAGTATTGGTGCTGGTTTTGATTTCAGCTATTGCTTTGTTAACAGCTGACTGTGTCCTGCCATTAATGATGACTTTGGCCCCCTCGCGTGCCAGAGTGGCAGCGATGGCATATCCGATGCCGGCTGTACTGCCAGTTACTAATGCCAGTTTTCCATTTAATTTAAGATCCACGATGATGTCCTTTTGAAAATATGTAACAGGTGGGAATGCGCGAAATCGACTATTTATATTGATGGGTCAGATAAGTTGCGGATTTACAATTGGCTCATGCCGCCATCTACAATCAGCTCGGTCCCTACAATAAATGCTGCATCCGTAGAGGCAAGATAAGTCACTGCACTTGCTACTTCTTCTGGTGTACCAAACCGCTTGAGCGGCACTTGAGCTTCTATGCTTGAAGCTACCGCATCCAGCTGTTCTGCAGGAATACCCAACTTACCATATAGTGGCGTTACCACTGGCCCTGGACTCACTACATTGATGCGGATGCCACGTCCAACAAGTTCAGCGGATAAGGTCTTAGCCAAAGAAATCAATGCGGCCTTGCTGGCAGCATAGATGCTGGAATTAGGCATGCCAATATGGGCATTGATGGATCCATTCAGAATGATGGCCGCGCCTTTATTGAGATAGGGGAGTAGTGCCTGGATGGTGAAATAGGCACCTTTGATATTGGTATTGAATGTCATATCCCACAGGCCTTCATCCGCGTCTTCCAGGGATGCGAATTTGGCCACGCCGGCATTGATAAAAATGGCATCAAGTTTGATATTCGCATTAGAAATGACTTCTGCCAATGCTTTAGCTGCGGCGAGATCGCCTGCATCATTTTGCAATGCAATGGCGGATTCTCCCAGCGACTTCTTAGCTTCATCCAATGTTTTCTGATCTCTTCCTGTAATCACAACGCGGGCGCCTTCTTTACTGAAAGCCTGAGCCGTTGCAAGGCCGATGCCGCTATTGCCGCCTGTCACTAATACTGCCTTATGTTGAAAACGATTCATGATGAGAACTCCCTTGTGATGAATGATGAGTTCAGTATGGGCATGTTATTGCTTGCGTACTAGTCATGTATAAGTAGAATGACTTTATACCAAAAGTAGAAGGTCATTATGGAAACCCTACGTGGCATTGAATCATTTGTACGAAGTGCAGAACTGGGTAGCTTTTCAGCGGCCGCCCGAAGGTTAAGTATGACGGCGGGTGGCGTTAGCAAAAACGTGGGGAAACTTGAGGCGGATATGGGAGTCCGATTGTTTCAGCGTAGCACCCGAAAATTGACACTGACGGAGGCCGGCGAGCAGTTCTTGCAACAAGTGGCTGGAGGGTTGGATACGATCCAGGCCGCGATAGCCAATACTAGCAATGCAGGAGGCAAGCCA
This genomic window contains:
- a CDS encoding DUF6980 family protein, which gives rise to MDYKKDKHCCQNMSVHLARGELSIRYTPKFREYGILYKNENSIQQISFCPWCGTKLPSTLRELWFEQLDELGIEPEDDIPDEYNSDEWWKRMAGL
- a CDS encoding UvrD-helicase domain-containing protein, with the protein product MFEILPLTPELLAELGDELGGCDFTDPSQTDFLAKAISCDVQAAPGNGKTTLLAAKLALLSRNWLTRRRGVCVISHTNAARTEVQDLIARHPTAARLITYPHFTGTVTAFINQYLALPYLRGMGWSVRQIDDDAFAAEALRRYPGWGVLDNLAKNKKLKLKRRLEEWIAFLDLDPEFTDIRAEPKALAVRCRKGQWGSHTDCGKALESLKASMVRSGLYRYPDMTALAWRAILENPALAERLRDRFPLVILDEAQDTHGEQLRLLEHVFKQDGTAFQRLGDSNQTLYEDYGASPAYWMPGPGCIPLDTSRRFGGEIAGFASRLTARQAQTIVGLGIRPASRVIFLFDEDTIGGVLGAFADEARALWGDDCSRRDVWAVASRHNLPGKKGAWKPKSLVDYHPAYRSEAGSREKANLLCRQLQKAAVHHASSRPPAEVSEMLAVGISGLARAYGWRAANDRPITAHNVWAALSHRDLALPRAVRRLLRDHVLAGDAVWDQGAWQVFMEQLLPLFAPHPDGAEGDVAGFCGFVSEQKADLTDPERRSTKQVRFDELTLRLGSIHSVKGKSVDGILVVESEIWKGSSADEQCIDLTTVLPRAFGVTDQPFTGVGLTAATNVFVGVTRPRELLGLALRKSEAAALIGPAMAQGWKIVDLVAQAAVLKK
- a CDS encoding ATP-dependent nuclease; the protein is MYISEIYASGFRCFDTAAPLQLKLSPGLNILVGPNDAGKSAIIDAARYVLWTRGDDYIRPDEQDFHVDADGARGCDFIVRCTFDDLSADEEARFLEWCANEKGKLRLHVCMRGARRVSPGGGSIISSQHRAGAEGEGLPLDGELREYLKATYLKPLRDAEREMRAGRRSRLSRILGAMPTMGLQSKPAAQGGDATLHDTLTAADVAVRNNAAVGGIASSVNTDFLDKLSFVDDRLVATLDLGAGGSFDQILERFELYLNAKAGTERVQRGLGYNNLLFMAAELLLLQSHPDQVPFLLIEEPEAHLHPQHQTLFMEVLAARAAKPDPDKGEVHQQVQVLLTTHSPQLAAGAELETMTMIVGHRAFPLGAAHTRLEVDDYEFLRRFLDATKANLFFARALIVVEGDGEHLLLPAIAEKLGRPLSRHGVSIINVGHRGLFRYSRILQRMAGDVIPVPVALIPDRDIPPSEAKGLVGERKTENELTPDEIAAKLKTLRRDVGDPVDAFIADSWTLEFDLALRPELAESVHQAVQLAKTSSRKPEWLAKIGKMASETYAGWKAAGLSATDIAVKIYQPIYDKEASKAEVAEQLAAILRKRDDTAEQMGNRLPPYLVRAIHYVTGGYVPGTPAIAPEPDVEGEEIVAKIDGAAEGEV
- a CDS encoding SDR family oxidoreductase encodes the protein MNRFQHKAVLVTGGNSGIGLATAQAFSKEGARVVITGRDQKTLDEAKKSLGESAIALQNDAGDLAAAKALAEVISNANIKLDAIFINAGVAKFASLEDADEGLWDMTFNTNIKGAYFTIQALLPYLNKGAAIILNGSINAHIGMPNSSIYAASKAALISLAKTLSAELVGRGIRINVVSPGPVVTPLYGKLGIPAEQLDAVASSIEAQVPLKRFGTPEEVASAVTYLASTDAAFIVGTELIVDGGMSQL
- a CDS encoding DUF4279 domain-containing protein is translated as MVEKNGWTLNIIRDRLLGLPMPPDATFIGSTSLANDSCQCGDTMSQDKKVQGHLYTVELRFSGDQLEPSEISARLNLRPSKAFSQLQNQSTISKRLPYWGYNGQGEGGFKPEWESLEDGLDFLLKSLRSRKTEVITLAHEFDGLWWCGHFQASFNGGPTLSPKLLTEIGSYGMPLSIDNYFAEE
- a CDS encoding SDR family NAD(P)-dependent oxidoreductase, whose product is MDLKLNGKLALVTGSTAGIGYAIAATLAREGAKVIINGRTQSAVNKAIAEIKTSTNTEVLGFAGDLSTADGADALFKQYPNVEILVNNLGIFEPKPFEEIPDADWIRFFDVNVLSGIRLSRMYLPSMKQADWGRIIFISSESAIQIPAEMVHYGMTKTAQIAVARGVAETVAGTGITVNSVLPGPTKTRGVVDFVDALGQDGQTFEEFEKEFFEKARPTSLIKRFASPEEVASLVAYVASPLASATTGAALRVEGGVLKGAF